In the Parus major isolate Abel chromosome 4A, Parus_major1.1, whole genome shotgun sequence genome, one interval contains:
- the NKRF gene encoding NF-kappa-B-repressing factor isoform X3: MEKVLKMAEGIDIGETRSYELVPNRKLKRYRSPSDSPEPEEVPEPPKKVVPKFRVRPRFEPIHFVTSAEKDGKKDNSLDNQMRGMNQEANTNNMAQPAENCTNSIVNAREVDPQLSSSAGLGFAGPAAAAKKAVNNVDSTTSSALQVSVPPSTAPSASETFPPSAIMLKQSFMEKLSAAVWKNLTNPDANTGTDKINFTYLLTRSIQACKTNPEYIYVPLKEIAPADLPKSKKLLTDGFACEVRCQNVYLATGYAGSKNGSRDRAAEQAVKLLKKSVEVRVVQRKFKHTYHEDLVVCEAGVCRPDFPPALKPHEEFVVANRDCVPMQPGTESTKGSTNTNKDWTSFVLTENASDAIGILNNSASYNKMSVEYKYELMPNRSWRCQVYLQDHCLAEGFGTKKTSKHAAAEEALKILQKMQSNIASLKVTQVQKVGCSSRGSGRKKDLKDLVIYENSSNPVCTLNDTAQFNKMTVEYVFERMTGMRWKCKVMLEDEFIAEAVGVKKSVKHEAAEEAVKILKKTQPTVVNNLKKGTVEDVISRNEIRGRSAAEAFKQKIKEDNIGNQILRKMGWTGGGLGKDGEGIREPISVKEQFKREGLGLDVERVNRIAKRDIEEIIRNYARSDSHIDLTFSRELTMDERKQIHQIAQKYGLKSKSHGQGHNRYLVVSRKRRKEDLLDQLKQEGQVGHYELIMPQAN, from the exons ATGGAGAAGGTTCTCAAGATGGCTGAAGGCATCGACATTGGGGAAACGAGGTCATACGAGTTGGTGCCCAACAGGAAGCTAAAGAGATACCGCTCTCCATCAGACA GTCCAGAGCCAGAAGAGGTTCCTGAGCCACCCAAAAAGGTGGTCCCCAAGTTCCGAGTGCGACCACGCTTTGAGCCCATACATTTTGTCACCAGCGCTGAGAAGGATGGCAAGAAGGACAATTCTCTGGATAACCAAATGCGGGGGATGAACCAGGAGGCAAATACAAACAACATGGCACAGCCAGCTGAAAACTGTACAAATTCCATTGTGAATGCACGAGAGGTGGatccccagctctccagctcagctgggcttGGCTTTGcaggcccagcagcagcagccaagaaGGCTGTGAATAATGTGGACTCTACCACAAGCAGCGCCTTGCAGGTTTCTGTTCCCCCTTCAACTGCCCCATCTGCATCAGAGACTTTCCCTCCGTCAGCAATAATGCTGAAGCAGAGCTTTATGGAGAAACTATCCGCAGCAGTCTGGAAAAATCTTACTAATCCAGATGCCAACACTGGGACAGATAAAATTAACTTCACGTATCTTTTGACACGTTCAATTCAGGCATGCAAGACAAACCCTGAATATATTTATGTTCCTCTGAAAGAGATTGCCCCTGCTGACCTCCCCAAGAGCAAGAAGCTCTTGACAGATGGCTTTGCTTGTGAGGTGCGATGTCAGAATGTCTACCTGGCCACCGGCTACGCCGGCAGCAAGAACGGATCCCGGGATCGAGCTGCGGAGCAGGCAGTGAAGCTGCTGAAGAAATCCGTGGAAGTTCGAGTTGTTCAGCGGAAGTTCAAGCACACCTACCACGAGGACCTGGTGGTGTGTGAGGCAGGTGTGTGTCGCCCAGATTTCCCTCCCGCTCTCAAACCTCATGAGGAGTTCGTAGTTGCCAACAGGGACTGTGTCCCAATGCAGCCTGGTACTGAATCCACGAAAGGTTCCACGAACACCAACAAAGACTGGACTAGTTTTGTCCTCACAGAGAATGCCAGCGATGCAATAGGAATACTTAACAATTCTGCCTCATACAACAAAATGTCCGTTGAATATAAGTATGAATTAATGCCTAACCGCTCGTGGCGTTGTCAGGTGTATCTCCAAGATCACTGCCTGGCTGAGGGATTTGGCACAAAAAAGACCAGCAAGCACGCAGCAGCTGAGGAGGCACTGAAGATCCTGCAGAAGATGCAGTCAAATATAGCATCCCTCAAAGTGACCCAGGTGCAGAAAGTGGGCTGCTCATCACGGGGCTCCGGGAGGAAGAAGGACCTGAAAGACCTGGTGATCTATGAGAACTCCAGTAACCCGGTGTGTACCCTGAACGACACCGCCCAGTTCAACAAGATGACGGTGGAATACGTCTTTGAGAGGATGACAGGCATGCGGTGGAAATGCAAGGTGATGCTTGAAGATGAATTCATCGCAGAAGCAGTTGGAGTGAAGAAATCTGTCAAGcatgaggcagcagaggaagctgtGAAAATCCTCAAAAAGACTCAGCCAACTGTTGTTAATAACCTGAAGAAAGGCACTGTCGAAGACGTCATCTCCAGAAATGAGATTCGGGGTCGATCAGCAGCAGAGGCTTTCAAACAGAAGATCAAAGAAGACAACATTGGGAACCAAATTTTAAGAAAGATGGGCTGGACAGGTGGTGGCCTAGGGAAAGATGGTGAAGGAATTAGGGAGCCTATTTCAGTAAAGGAGCAGTTCAAAAGAGAAGGACTTGGGCTTGATGTAGAAAGGGTGAACAGGATCGCTAAGAGAGATATTGAAGAAATCATTCGAAACTATGCACGCTCAGACAGTCACATTGACTTGACTTTCTCTAGAGAACTGACCATGGATGAGCGGAAGCAGATACATCAAATTGCCCAAAAATATGGTCTTAAAAGTAaatcccatgggcagggacacaaCAGATACTTGGTGGTGAGCAGGAAGCGGCGCAAGGAAGATCTGTTAGACCAGCTGAAGCAggaaggccaggttgggcaTTACGAGCTTATCATGCCCCAAGCAAACTGA
- the NKRF gene encoding NF-kappa-B-repressing factor isoform X1: MPPPAEPQPAAVAEPVLEQWRQYNETDRQWALRRRFILRHLPAYPGAAIDQLLALSVLWTNHVFMGCRYGVQVMEKVLKMAEGIDIGETRSYELVPNRKLKRYRSPSDSPEPEEVPEPPKKVVPKFRVRPRFEPIHFVTSAEKDGKKDNSLDNQMRGMNQEANTNNMAQPAENCTNSIVNAREVDPQLSSSAGLGFAGPAAAAKKAVNNVDSTTSSALQVSVPPSTAPSASETFPPSAIMLKQSFMEKLSAAVWKNLTNPDANTGTDKINFTYLLTRSIQACKTNPEYIYVPLKEIAPADLPKSKKLLTDGFACEVRCQNVYLATGYAGSKNGSRDRAAEQAVKLLKKSVEVRVVQRKFKHTYHEDLVVCEAGVCRPDFPPALKPHEEFVVANRDCVPMQPGTESTKGSTNTNKDWTSFVLTENASDAIGILNNSASYNKMSVEYKYELMPNRSWRCQVYLQDHCLAEGFGTKKTSKHAAAEEALKILQKMQSNIASLKVTQVQKVGCSSRGSGRKKDLKDLVIYENSSNPVCTLNDTAQFNKMTVEYVFERMTGMRWKCKVMLEDEFIAEAVGVKKSVKHEAAEEAVKILKKTQPTVVNNLKKGTVEDVISRNEIRGRSAAEAFKQKIKEDNIGNQILRKMGWTGGGLGKDGEGIREPISVKEQFKREGLGLDVERVNRIAKRDIEEIIRNYARSDSHIDLTFSRELTMDERKQIHQIAQKYGLKSKSHGQGHNRYLVVSRKRRKEDLLDQLKQEGQVGHYELIMPQAN, translated from the exons ATGCCGCCGCCGGCAGAGCCGCAGCCGGCGGCGGTGGCCGAGCCGGTGCTGGAGCAGTGGCGGCAGTACAACGAGACCGACCGGCAATGGGCGCTGCGCCGCCGCTTCATCCTCCGCCACCTCCCCGCGTACCCCGGCGCCGCCATCGACCAGCTGCTGGCGCTCTCCGTGCTCTGGACCAACCACGtcttcatgggctgcag ATACGGTGTGCAGGTCATGGAGAAGGTTCTCAAGATGGCTGAAGGCATCGACATTGGGGAAACGAGGTCATACGAGTTGGTGCCCAACAGGAAGCTAAAGAGATACCGCTCTCCATCAGACA GTCCAGAGCCAGAAGAGGTTCCTGAGCCACCCAAAAAGGTGGTCCCCAAGTTCCGAGTGCGACCACGCTTTGAGCCCATACATTTTGTCACCAGCGCTGAGAAGGATGGCAAGAAGGACAATTCTCTGGATAACCAAATGCGGGGGATGAACCAGGAGGCAAATACAAACAACATGGCACAGCCAGCTGAAAACTGTACAAATTCCATTGTGAATGCACGAGAGGTGGatccccagctctccagctcagctgggcttGGCTTTGcaggcccagcagcagcagccaagaaGGCTGTGAATAATGTGGACTCTACCACAAGCAGCGCCTTGCAGGTTTCTGTTCCCCCTTCAACTGCCCCATCTGCATCAGAGACTTTCCCTCCGTCAGCAATAATGCTGAAGCAGAGCTTTATGGAGAAACTATCCGCAGCAGTCTGGAAAAATCTTACTAATCCAGATGCCAACACTGGGACAGATAAAATTAACTTCACGTATCTTTTGACACGTTCAATTCAGGCATGCAAGACAAACCCTGAATATATTTATGTTCCTCTGAAAGAGATTGCCCCTGCTGACCTCCCCAAGAGCAAGAAGCTCTTGACAGATGGCTTTGCTTGTGAGGTGCGATGTCAGAATGTCTACCTGGCCACCGGCTACGCCGGCAGCAAGAACGGATCCCGGGATCGAGCTGCGGAGCAGGCAGTGAAGCTGCTGAAGAAATCCGTGGAAGTTCGAGTTGTTCAGCGGAAGTTCAAGCACACCTACCACGAGGACCTGGTGGTGTGTGAGGCAGGTGTGTGTCGCCCAGATTTCCCTCCCGCTCTCAAACCTCATGAGGAGTTCGTAGTTGCCAACAGGGACTGTGTCCCAATGCAGCCTGGTACTGAATCCACGAAAGGTTCCACGAACACCAACAAAGACTGGACTAGTTTTGTCCTCACAGAGAATGCCAGCGATGCAATAGGAATACTTAACAATTCTGCCTCATACAACAAAATGTCCGTTGAATATAAGTATGAATTAATGCCTAACCGCTCGTGGCGTTGTCAGGTGTATCTCCAAGATCACTGCCTGGCTGAGGGATTTGGCACAAAAAAGACCAGCAAGCACGCAGCAGCTGAGGAGGCACTGAAGATCCTGCAGAAGATGCAGTCAAATATAGCATCCCTCAAAGTGACCCAGGTGCAGAAAGTGGGCTGCTCATCACGGGGCTCCGGGAGGAAGAAGGACCTGAAAGACCTGGTGATCTATGAGAACTCCAGTAACCCGGTGTGTACCCTGAACGACACCGCCCAGTTCAACAAGATGACGGTGGAATACGTCTTTGAGAGGATGACAGGCATGCGGTGGAAATGCAAGGTGATGCTTGAAGATGAATTCATCGCAGAAGCAGTTGGAGTGAAGAAATCTGTCAAGcatgaggcagcagaggaagctgtGAAAATCCTCAAAAAGACTCAGCCAACTGTTGTTAATAACCTGAAGAAAGGCACTGTCGAAGACGTCATCTCCAGAAATGAGATTCGGGGTCGATCAGCAGCAGAGGCTTTCAAACAGAAGATCAAAGAAGACAACATTGGGAACCAAATTTTAAGAAAGATGGGCTGGACAGGTGGTGGCCTAGGGAAAGATGGTGAAGGAATTAGGGAGCCTATTTCAGTAAAGGAGCAGTTCAAAAGAGAAGGACTTGGGCTTGATGTAGAAAGGGTGAACAGGATCGCTAAGAGAGATATTGAAGAAATCATTCGAAACTATGCACGCTCAGACAGTCACATTGACTTGACTTTCTCTAGAGAACTGACCATGGATGAGCGGAAGCAGATACATCAAATTGCCCAAAAATATGGTCTTAAAAGTAaatcccatgggcagggacacaaCAGATACTTGGTGGTGAGCAGGAAGCGGCGCAAGGAAGATCTGTTAGACCAGCTGAAGCAggaaggccaggttgggcaTTACGAGCTTATCATGCCCCAAGCAAACTGA
- the NKRF gene encoding NF-kappa-B-repressing factor isoform X2: MLSFPGRNRRGEWRGYLFIQPYCPWPCCGDLQKRYPRSTATFDDVIVFNWTEGRKQLLTDQLLQTAVTGGPEPEEVPEPPKKVVPKFRVRPRFEPIHFVTSAEKDGKKDNSLDNQMRGMNQEANTNNMAQPAENCTNSIVNAREVDPQLSSSAGLGFAGPAAAAKKAVNNVDSTTSSALQVSVPPSTAPSASETFPPSAIMLKQSFMEKLSAAVWKNLTNPDANTGTDKINFTYLLTRSIQACKTNPEYIYVPLKEIAPADLPKSKKLLTDGFACEVRCQNVYLATGYAGSKNGSRDRAAEQAVKLLKKSVEVRVVQRKFKHTYHEDLVVCEAGVCRPDFPPALKPHEEFVVANRDCVPMQPGTESTKGSTNTNKDWTSFVLTENASDAIGILNNSASYNKMSVEYKYELMPNRSWRCQVYLQDHCLAEGFGTKKTSKHAAAEEALKILQKMQSNIASLKVTQVQKVGCSSRGSGRKKDLKDLVIYENSSNPVCTLNDTAQFNKMTVEYVFERMTGMRWKCKVMLEDEFIAEAVGVKKSVKHEAAEEAVKILKKTQPTVVNNLKKGTVEDVISRNEIRGRSAAEAFKQKIKEDNIGNQILRKMGWTGGGLGKDGEGIREPISVKEQFKREGLGLDVERVNRIAKRDIEEIIRNYARSDSHIDLTFSRELTMDERKQIHQIAQKYGLKSKSHGQGHNRYLVVSRKRRKEDLLDQLKQEGQVGHYELIMPQAN, from the exons AtgctcagctttcctgggagAAATAGGCGTGGAGAATGGAGGGGGTATCTTTTCATCCAACCGTACTGCCCATGGCCGTGTTGTGGAGATCTGCAGAAACGTTATCCACGTTCCACTGCCACCTTTGATGATGTGATTGTTTTTAACTGGACGGAAGGACGGAAGCAGTTACTTACCGACCAACTTCTGCAAACTGCCGTGACAGGAG GTCCAGAGCCAGAAGAGGTTCCTGAGCCACCCAAAAAGGTGGTCCCCAAGTTCCGAGTGCGACCACGCTTTGAGCCCATACATTTTGTCACCAGCGCTGAGAAGGATGGCAAGAAGGACAATTCTCTGGATAACCAAATGCGGGGGATGAACCAGGAGGCAAATACAAACAACATGGCACAGCCAGCTGAAAACTGTACAAATTCCATTGTGAATGCACGAGAGGTGGatccccagctctccagctcagctgggcttGGCTTTGcaggcccagcagcagcagccaagaaGGCTGTGAATAATGTGGACTCTACCACAAGCAGCGCCTTGCAGGTTTCTGTTCCCCCTTCAACTGCCCCATCTGCATCAGAGACTTTCCCTCCGTCAGCAATAATGCTGAAGCAGAGCTTTATGGAGAAACTATCCGCAGCAGTCTGGAAAAATCTTACTAATCCAGATGCCAACACTGGGACAGATAAAATTAACTTCACGTATCTTTTGACACGTTCAATTCAGGCATGCAAGACAAACCCTGAATATATTTATGTTCCTCTGAAAGAGATTGCCCCTGCTGACCTCCCCAAGAGCAAGAAGCTCTTGACAGATGGCTTTGCTTGTGAGGTGCGATGTCAGAATGTCTACCTGGCCACCGGCTACGCCGGCAGCAAGAACGGATCCCGGGATCGAGCTGCGGAGCAGGCAGTGAAGCTGCTGAAGAAATCCGTGGAAGTTCGAGTTGTTCAGCGGAAGTTCAAGCACACCTACCACGAGGACCTGGTGGTGTGTGAGGCAGGTGTGTGTCGCCCAGATTTCCCTCCCGCTCTCAAACCTCATGAGGAGTTCGTAGTTGCCAACAGGGACTGTGTCCCAATGCAGCCTGGTACTGAATCCACGAAAGGTTCCACGAACACCAACAAAGACTGGACTAGTTTTGTCCTCACAGAGAATGCCAGCGATGCAATAGGAATACTTAACAATTCTGCCTCATACAACAAAATGTCCGTTGAATATAAGTATGAATTAATGCCTAACCGCTCGTGGCGTTGTCAGGTGTATCTCCAAGATCACTGCCTGGCTGAGGGATTTGGCACAAAAAAGACCAGCAAGCACGCAGCAGCTGAGGAGGCACTGAAGATCCTGCAGAAGATGCAGTCAAATATAGCATCCCTCAAAGTGACCCAGGTGCAGAAAGTGGGCTGCTCATCACGGGGCTCCGGGAGGAAGAAGGACCTGAAAGACCTGGTGATCTATGAGAACTCCAGTAACCCGGTGTGTACCCTGAACGACACCGCCCAGTTCAACAAGATGACGGTGGAATACGTCTTTGAGAGGATGACAGGCATGCGGTGGAAATGCAAGGTGATGCTTGAAGATGAATTCATCGCAGAAGCAGTTGGAGTGAAGAAATCTGTCAAGcatgaggcagcagaggaagctgtGAAAATCCTCAAAAAGACTCAGCCAACTGTTGTTAATAACCTGAAGAAAGGCACTGTCGAAGACGTCATCTCCAGAAATGAGATTCGGGGTCGATCAGCAGCAGAGGCTTTCAAACAGAAGATCAAAGAAGACAACATTGGGAACCAAATTTTAAGAAAGATGGGCTGGACAGGTGGTGGCCTAGGGAAAGATGGTGAAGGAATTAGGGAGCCTATTTCAGTAAAGGAGCAGTTCAAAAGAGAAGGACTTGGGCTTGATGTAGAAAGGGTGAACAGGATCGCTAAGAGAGATATTGAAGAAATCATTCGAAACTATGCACGCTCAGACAGTCACATTGACTTGACTTTCTCTAGAGAACTGACCATGGATGAGCGGAAGCAGATACATCAAATTGCCCAAAAATATGGTCTTAAAAGTAaatcccatgggcagggacacaaCAGATACTTGGTGGTGAGCAGGAAGCGGCGCAAGGAAGATCTGTTAGACCAGCTGAAGCAggaaggccaggttgggcaTTACGAGCTTATCATGCCCCAAGCAAACTGA